A region from the Drosophila bipectinata strain 14024-0381.07 chromosome 3R, DbipHiC1v2, whole genome shotgun sequence genome encodes:
- the LOC108122593 gene encoding uncharacterized protein produces MPRQVLKYTEDYSRRISPRRTKFEVKGKVGPQQPHTQTQSPKAQPVGMKSNPLHFLHKKSNEEIIVHWTRAERTQQPHTQTRSPKAQPVGMKKNPLHFLHKKSNEEITVHWTRAERSQFQPIKLLPPW; encoded by the exons ATGCCTCGTCAGGTACTCAAATACACCGAAGACTATTCAAGGCGTATATCTCCGC GAAGGACAAAATTTGAAGTCAAAGGAAAAGTGGGCCCTCAACAGCCACATACACAGACACAATCACCAAAGGCGCAACCTGTTGGAATGAAGAGCAACCCATTGCACTTCCTCCACAAGAAGAGCAACGAGGAAATCATAGTCCATTGGACTCGCGCCGAACGCACTCAACAGCCACATACACAGACACGATCACCAAAGGCGCAACCTGTTGGAATGAAGAAAAACCCATTGCACTTCCTCCACAAGAAGAGCAACGAGGAAATCACAGTACATTGGACTCGCGCCGAACGCAGCCAGTTTCAACCCATTAAACTGTTGCCGCCTTGGTAA